The Marivirga salinae DNA window TATTGCACCACCTTATTAATCACATTATTTTCAGCCGCTAGTTTATAACGACTTTCCATTACCTGAATAGAAAATAATTTCGCCAGGAAAATAATTCCCACCAAAACGATTAAAAATTGAATGATGTACTTCCTGTTTTCTATCATGAAAACCTCCCTTTAGAATAAAATAGATATTGTATAATCACCAACACCAATACGGTCAATAAAGTGCTCATCAACACTTTAGAAATCACATAAAAAAACATATGAAATCCACCTGCTTCTATAAAGAATACTACTGCTAAATGTAAAAACAGTAAGGGAAGTGAATATGCCAAAAACCATGATAAGCTTAGGTCTTTAATGGCCGGGCTATCAACATTTTCATATCCACCTCTTGGAGTAATTGCATTCAACCATATAGGGCGTAGAAAGGCAATCAACGTCATGGCTGCCATATGAGTTCCTAAACTATTATAAAAAATGTCAATGATTAGCCCTGTGAAAAAAGCTAAGAGCAAAAGGTAGTTACGAGAAATTCCCAAAGGAAGCAAAAGCAAAAATCCTACATATACAAAACAGAAAGCACGGTTGTACAACACAAAATTTTGTGCAAACATAATTTGAGATGCCACAAAAAGCACCCAAATCAAAATCTGTTTGAAATTATTACTACTGTTCATATTCTGTTTGCAGTTCCTGTTCCAAAGAATCTTTTTCTTGCTTCAGCTTATTGCCAATTACATATACATAATCCAGACTAAAGAAATCCGCTGAAAGTGCCACTTCTATATCGTAGAAAGTAGCTTCCTCATCAATTTCTACACTTTTAACCGTTCCTAGTTTTACCCCTTGCGGGAAAATGGCATCATAACCAGAGCTTACTACTTGCATTCCTTCCTTCACCTTGATATGGCGAGGCACATACTCTAATGAAATTTCAGTTGGATCTTCGCCTGACCAGTTTGCCGTACATAAAGTCTCCGTTTCATCTATCAGTACTGAAATCAACAAGCTGCTATGCAAAGCTGAATAAGCTGTGGAGAAATTAGAGGACACACTTTTTATTTTCCCTACCACACCTTTTGTATTGATTACGCCCATTCCCTCTTCAATCCCATCTTCGCTTCCTTTATTTAAAGTGAAATAATTTCTGAATCGGTGCACAGAATTATTGACCACTTTCCCCGTGATAAATTCATATTGACCAGAAAGCTTAAAAGGAATATTTGCTGAGTCTAAATCTACTTTGACACTATCCACCGCCAGGCGATTTCTTAAGCGCTCATTTTCCTCCACCAAATTTTTATTGACTTTAGCGAGTTGGAAATAATCCTGCACGGCTTGCTTGTTTTCATATACATTTCCCGCAAAAGCGCTTGAGCTATTAAAATAGGACGCACTGATATAGTCATTATGATTGACTACCAGCCAACCACTTATGACTTCCAATAGCAGAAAGATAAAGAAAGCTCGGTATTGATAAATAAACTGAAATAACCTACGCATTTACCTTTAGGGTTACAGGCAAAAAAATAAACCGCTTTAAAAAGGAAAAAGGAATGCCTTTTATAGGATTCCCTTTTCCAAAAATATTTTGTATTGAATAATTCATTTAACTCATTAAAACTGCTTTGTAATGATTTAAATTTTTCAACGCAATTCCTGTTCCACGAACTACCGCTCTCAACGGATCATCCGCCACATGAATCGGTAGCTTTGTTTTAAGTGCCAGTCTTTTATCAAGTCCCCTTAATAAAGCACCACCACCAGTTAAATGAATTCCATTGTCATAAATATCGGCAGACAATTCGGGCGGTGAAATCTCCAAAGCTTTCAGCACTGCTTCCTCTATTTTAGAAACTGACTTATCAATTGCGAAAGCAATCTCAGAATAAGATACTTTAATTACTTTCGGGATACCTGTCATCAAATCACGTCCGCGGATTTCATAATCTTCAGGACCGTCATCCAATTCGGTTAAAGCAGCACCTACTTCAATTTTAATTTTCTCTGCAGAACGCTCTCCTATTAAAAGGTTATGCTGTCTACGCATATAATCTAAAATGTCTTTGGTGAAAGTATCACCTGCCACTCTGATGGATTGATCACATACAATTCCTGAAAGGGCTATTACAGCAATTTCCGTAGTACCTCCACCAATATCCACTACCATGGAACCAATGGGTTGCTCGATGTCAACCCCTATACCGATACTTGCAGCAATTGGTTCATGAATCATGTAAACCTCTTTTGCTCCTGCATGCTCAGCTGAATCTCGAACAGCTCTTTTTTCCACCTCAGTAATACCTGAAGGAATACAGATCACCATTCTATGAGAAGAAGGCATGAAACTTCTTTTTCCGCCATCAATCATTTTAATCATTCCACGAATCATATGCTCGGCAGCATGGAAATCTGCAATTACTCCATCCTTCAAAGGACGAATTGTCTTTATGTTTTCGTGAGTCTTCTCATGCATCTGCATGGCTTGGCGCCCAATGGCCAACACTTTGTTAGTAGCTTTATCAATGGCAATGATGGAAGGTTCGTCCACCACTATTTTGTCTTTATGAATAATTAAGGTATTGGCTGTACCCAAATCTATGGCTATGTCACTTGAAAAGAAATCAAATATCCCCATGGATGTTCTTATATAATATATTTAAAAATTAACGCTTTGGAAATTTACAAATTACTTTGATAAATTAAGCGGTTCAACGAAAATATTTCCAGATTTATCTAAAGTTTCGCTTTTAATGTTTAAAATGTCTTATGCCTGTGGTCACCATTCTCATGCCATGAGCATCACAATAATCAATGCTGTCCTGGTCCTTAATCGAACCTCCAGGCTGAATCACAGCAGTAATTCCTGCCTGATCAGCAATTTCCACACAATCAGGAAATGGAAAAAAAGCATCCGAAGCCATTACCGCCCCGTTTAAATCAAATCCAAAATCTTTGGCTTTCTCTATTGCTTGCTTCAAAGCATCCACTCTGGAAGTTTGACCTACTCCGCTAGCTAACAACTGACCGTTGTTAGCTAATATAATTGTATTAGATTTTGTATGCTTACATACCTTAGAAGCAAATAATAATGCTTTTTCCTCCTCAGCAGTTGGCGCTTCTTTGGTCACCACTTTCAAATCTGATTTGCTATCTGTGTGTAAATCTCTGTCTTGCTCGATTACACCATTTAACAAGCTTTTGAATTGTTTTTTAGTAGAAAGATTCGTTTTCTTTTTCAATAAAATCCTGTTCTTTTTACCCTTTAATACTTCTAATGCTTCCGCAGAAAAATCAGGTGCAATTAAAATTTCAAAGAATAAAGAATGCATTTCTTCCGCTGCTTCTTTATCTACTATTTGATTCGTAATCAAAACCCCGCCAAATGCAGAAAGCGTATCTGCTGCAAAAGCCTTTTGATAAGCTTCCTTTACTGAATTGCCCAAAGCCATTCCGCAAGCATTGGTATGTTTCAAAATAGCAAACGCTGTTTCTCCTTCGAACTCTTCAATTAAGGAAACGGCAGCATCTACATCTACTAAATTATTGTAAGATAATTCCTTACCATTCAACTGATCAAAAAGCTCTTCCAAATCACCAAAGAAAACGCCTTCCTGATGAGGATTTTCTCCGTAGCGTAAAGTTTTATTTTCAGATATGCTATGCTTAAAGCCCTTGATGGTTTCTTCTTGATTGAAATAGTTGAAAATTGCAGTATCGTAATGAGAAGAAACATTAAAGGCATGTCCTGCAAAAGCTTTTCTGTCTTTCAAATCCGTGCTTCCATCTTTTTCTTGTAAAACTTTTTCCAAATCTGCGTATTGATTTTGCGAAGCCACAATCACCACATCTTTAAAATTCTTAGCCGCTGCTCTAATTAAAGAAATCCCTCCTATGTCAATTTTTTCAATGATATCTTGCTCGCTTGCTCCGGAAGCAACTGTTTGCTCGAATGGGTATAAATCCACAATCACTAAATCAATTTCAGGAATGTCATATTCTTGCAATTGTGCTTTATCCGATTCCAAATCTCTTCTTCCCAAAATTCCACCAAATACTTTTGGGTGCAAAGTTTTGACTCTTCCACCTAAAATAGAAGGGTAACTTGTTAAGTCTTCAACAGCGATGACTTCGGCTCCTTGTTCTTCAATGAACTTTTGGGTACCTCCTGTACTGTATATTTTTACACCTTTATCTTTCAAAATTTGAACGATGGGCTCTAAATTATCTTTATGAAAAACTGAAATGAGTGCCGATTGTATTTTTTTGACTGACATTATCCTAGAATTATTTTTATGCAAAACTAATTGATTTAAAGCTTTTTCGCCTACGCTTTAAAAACTTTATGACATTAGGTTTAATATTTTTTTCAGATTAAAGCCATTTTTCTAATCTTTCAATCCTTAAATGTGTTAAGTATATCAGGCGAAATATAATTTTCGCTTTTATTAAAAAATAGAATTTGAATGTCATTCTTTGATCAAATCATAAATAAAATATTTCCTAAAGAGAAAAAAAATGTAATTCTCACCAATGAGGTTTTGAAGAGAAGTCAGCAGGAATTTGACTCATATGATGAATGGCATGCTTCTGATGTGAGTAAGGAGATTTTGGATAAGATATTCAGAGCTTACCATTTGAAGAAAACTGATATTAAAGACCCTATCCCTATTGCCCTTTTGGAGAGTGATAAAGCCAATGGTTTTGCCATAGCGAATTGTAGCAGTTTACTTGACTCAGATTATAAAATGCTTTTGGAACACTTCAAAAAACAAATTTTATCAATAGGATACAGACAATCTGGCTCGAACAGAAAAGTAACAGCTGAACAAGACCGAGTTATTACCAAAGAGTTTTATTATTTGAAACCGCCTATTCAAATGGAACCGCCCATTGATCAAAGATATGGTAACATTAGTTTGGAGCTTATTCTTTATGATGAAAAGCCTCATTATTTAAAATTAATGGCAAGTGTGTATTCTGACCGATTGTATTCAGAGCCAGAAAGCTTTTCGGATTTGGTAGAGAAGCTTTTTGAGAGGGGGGAGTAAATTCTAACTTCCATAAACATCCTCCAACGCTTTATCTAAATCCTCAAATTTAAACCTAAACCCTGAATTCAAGGTTTTTTCAGCACTTACCTTATTGCCACCCAATACCATTTGTGCCATTTCGCCTAAGATTAATTTCATGGCAAATGAGGGTACATTTGGTAAAATTAAAGGCTTATTCAAGGCTTTAGCCACGGCTTTAGTGACTTCTTTGTTGGTAGCTGGATTAATGCCTACACCATTGTAAACTCCTGTTAATTTATTCTCCATAACGTGCAGAAATAATCTAGCTAAATCCACAATATGAATCCAGCTCATCCATTGTTTGCCTGAGCCTAATGGTGCACCTGCATATAGTTTAATAGGTTGAGCTAATTGAGGAAGTGCCCCGCCTTTATCTGATAAAACAATTCCAATTCTTATTTTAGTAGTAGGAATTTCTAAAGTTTCAAATTGATCCACTGAAGCTTCCCATTTTATAGTGACCTCTGCCAAAAAATCATTGCCAGCAGCAGATTTTTCATCCATCAATTTATCTCCTGTATCCATTCCGTAATAACCAATGGCGCTAGCACTTATGAAATGCTCTGGAGCTTCAGCTGGCATCTTAGCTATAGTTTTATGCAAAAGGGAAGCAGATTCGGTTCTACTTTTGATTATTATTTCTTTTCTGTCATCTGTCCATTTTTTATCAGCAACCCCTGCACCAGCCAAATGGATTATTACATCCGCAAAGCGAATGGCCTCTTCTTCCATTTCTTGCTTTTGGATGTCCCATTCAAATTGTTGGTAAGGATAGTCATCTTTTTTATTTCTGGTTAGATGCGCTACATCATAGCCTTTACCTTTCAAAAGAGCTGAAATTTCAGTTCCTACTAAGCCTGATCCTCCTGTTATTAATACCTTTTTCATAATCTTTTAATCTAATCATTTTTAACTCATACAAAGCAAATAAGTTGGAATAAAAAGAGTGGATGAAAACAAGGCTTGATTTTTGTTATCTGGTCTTGGGTATTTATCGTTTAGTGAAGCTTATATTAAACCTCTTCGCTTTTTCCTTCGCCTATTGGTAAAGAAAATAGGACTTAACTAAACAACATTGTTGCTAAATTTGCTATATCATATTGCTTATATTTACGTTTTAAGGCTTAAAGAATCAAATTAACATGCTAAGATTTATTATATTTTCTACTTTACTTATTTTCAAAATAAATTCTTCAATTGCTCAGTATCAAACTGTAGCTACAGAGCACTATTTATTAGGTGTAGATGTGGAAGGCTATGAAATAAACTTACCATTTTCAAAAGAGAAAGTAGAAGAAAGCTGGAAAGAATAT harbors:
- a CDS encoding Rod shape-determining protein MreD: MNSSNNFKQILIWVLFVASQIMFAQNFVLYNRAFCFVYVGFLLLLPLGISRNYLLLLAFFTGLIIDIFYNSLGTHMAAMTLIAFLRPIWLNAITPRGGYENVDSPAIKDLSLSWFLAYSLPLLFLHLAVVFFIEAGGFHMFFYVISKVLMSTLLTVLVLVIIQYLFYSKGRFS
- the mreC gene encoding rod shape-determining protein MreC; translated protein: MRRLFQFIYQYRAFFIFLLLEVISGWLVVNHNDYISASYFNSSSAFAGNVYENKQAVQDYFQLAKVNKNLVEENERLRNRLAVDSVKVDLDSANIPFKLSGQYEFITGKVVNNSVHRFRNYFTLNKGSEDGIEEGMGVINTKGVVGKIKSVSSNFSTAYSALHSSLLISVLIDETETLCTANWSGEDPTEISLEYVPRHIKVKEGMQVVSSGYDAIFPQGVKLGTVKSVEIDEEATFYDIEVALSADFFSLDYVYVIGNKLKQEKDSLEQELQTEYEQ
- a CDS encoding rod shape-determining protein, with the translated sequence MGIFDFFSSDIAIDLGTANTLIIHKDKIVVDEPSIIAIDKATNKVLAIGRQAMQMHEKTHENIKTIRPLKDGVIADFHAAEHMIRGMIKMIDGGKRSFMPSSHRMVICIPSGITEVEKRAVRDSAEHAGAKEVYMIHEPIAASIGIGVDIEQPIGSMVVDIGGGTTEIAVIALSGIVCDQSIRVAGDTFTKDILDYMRRQHNLLIGERSAEKIKIEVGAALTELDDGPEDYEIRGRDLMTGIPKVIKVSYSEIAFAIDKSVSKIEEAVLKALEISPPELSADIYDNGIHLTGGGALLRGLDKRLALKTKLPIHVADDPLRAVVRGTGIALKNLNHYKAVLMS
- the purH gene encoding bifunctional phosphoribosylaminoimidazolecarboxamide formyltransferase/IMP cyclohydrolase, encoding MSVKKIQSALISVFHKDNLEPIVQILKDKGVKIYSTGGTQKFIEEQGAEVIAVEDLTSYPSILGGRVKTLHPKVFGGILGRRDLESDKAQLQEYDIPEIDLVIVDLYPFEQTVASGASEQDIIEKIDIGGISLIRAAAKNFKDVVIVASQNQYADLEKVLQEKDGSTDLKDRKAFAGHAFNVSSHYDTAIFNYFNQEETIKGFKHSISENKTLRYGENPHQEGVFFGDLEELFDQLNGKELSYNNLVDVDAAVSLIEEFEGETAFAILKHTNACGMALGNSVKEAYQKAFAADTLSAFGGVLITNQIVDKEAAEEMHSLFFEILIAPDFSAEALEVLKGKKNRILLKKKTNLSTKKQFKSLLNGVIEQDRDLHTDSKSDLKVVTKEAPTAEEEKALLFASKVCKHTKSNTIILANNGQLLASGVGQTSRVDALKQAIEKAKDFGFDLNGAVMASDAFFPFPDCVEIADQAGITAVIQPGGSIKDQDSIDYCDAHGMRMVTTGIRHFKH
- a CDS encoding TIGR01777 family oxidoreductase, which gives rise to MKKVLITGGSGLVGTEISALLKGKGYDVAHLTRNKKDDYPYQQFEWDIQKQEMEEEAIRFADVIIHLAGAGVADKKWTDDRKEIIIKSRTESASLLHKTIAKMPAEAPEHFISASAIGYYGMDTGDKLMDEKSAAGNDFLAEVTIKWEASVDQFETLEIPTTKIRIGIVLSDKGGALPQLAQPIKLYAGAPLGSGKQWMSWIHIVDLARLFLHVMENKLTGVYNGVGINPATNKEVTKAVAKALNKPLILPNVPSFAMKLILGEMAQMVLGGNKVSAEKTLNSGFRFKFEDLDKALEDVYGS